The following coding sequences lie in one Megalodesulfovibrio gigas DSM 1382 = ATCC 19364 genomic window:
- a CDS encoding L-serine ammonia-lyase: MDRRTFLKSTLATPVAITVATAGTGFLGAQCAHARGIPASAFPGLPKDIHYPGPPAGTITTSITDLYKIGPGPSSSHTLAPLRIASDFRSLLESLPANQLAAAERIAAHLFGSLSSTGKGHRTDRAILAGLLGQKPETCDPAVMDALADESRHHQISIAEKVFTVGHDIIVWDRVEHDFPFSNTLIMTVRGKDGTELVSREYYSTGGGFFSWKEQPVQPRGKPVHAYGSMTAFTAVAAKTGKALHEIMRENEMAIMGCTPAAIDAHLDLVLDTMLEGVELGLREDGLLPGPFEFHRKARRIHEQAQTMPGPDAFMQLLSSYALAVSEGNAAGRLAVTAPTLGSAGTVPALVYVMHKHLNLPREAMRKGLLAAALVGFLCKNNASVAGAEVGCQGEIGVASSMAAAMVAYASAAPLAVTEMAATIALEHHLGMSCDPVGGFVLIPCIERNAFGALKAYNAWLMAKNEIASQHWEDLDRVIMAMLQTGKALPAAFKEMGTAGLGMTMVDC; the protein is encoded by the coding sequence ATGGATCGGCGGACTTTTCTCAAATCGACCCTTGCCACCCCCGTTGCCATAACCGTTGCCACTGCAGGCACAGGCTTCCTTGGCGCGCAATGCGCCCATGCGCGCGGCATCCCTGCCAGTGCATTTCCCGGCCTGCCCAAAGACATCCATTATCCTGGCCCGCCGGCCGGCACGATCACGACGTCCATCACGGATCTGTACAAGATCGGCCCTGGCCCCTCCAGCTCCCACACCCTGGCCCCGCTGCGTATTGCCAGCGACTTTCGCAGCCTGCTTGAAAGCCTGCCCGCGAATCAGCTTGCCGCAGCCGAGCGCATCGCAGCGCACCTGTTCGGCAGCCTCTCCTCCACCGGCAAGGGGCACCGTACCGACCGGGCCATCCTGGCCGGGCTCCTGGGCCAAAAGCCGGAAACCTGCGACCCTGCCGTCATGGACGCCCTGGCCGACGAAAGCCGACACCATCAAATCTCCATCGCCGAAAAGGTCTTCACCGTCGGCCACGACATCATTGTCTGGGATCGCGTGGAGCATGACTTCCCGTTCAGCAACACCCTGATCATGACGGTCAGAGGAAAAGACGGCACGGAGCTTGTTTCCCGGGAATACTATTCCACCGGCGGCGGCTTCTTCTCCTGGAAGGAACAGCCGGTGCAACCGCGGGGAAAGCCGGTGCATGCGTACGGCAGCATGACAGCCTTCACCGCCGTGGCCGCGAAGACGGGCAAGGCGCTTCACGAAATCATGCGTGAAAACGAGATGGCCATCATGGGCTGCACCCCGGCCGCCATCGACGCGCATCTGGATCTGGTGCTCGACACCATGCTTGAGGGAGTGGAACTTGGGTTGCGCGAAGACGGCCTGCTGCCGGGGCCCTTTGAGTTCCACCGCAAGGCCCGACGCATTCACGAGCAGGCGCAAACCATGCCAGGGCCGGACGCCTTCATGCAACTGCTGAGCAGTTACGCCCTGGCCGTCTCCGAAGGCAACGCCGCTGGCCGGCTGGCAGTCACTGCGCCGACGCTCGGGTCTGCCGGCACCGTGCCTGCCCTGGTGTATGTGATGCACAAACACCTGAACCTGCCCCGGGAAGCCATGCGCAAGGGGTTGCTTGCCGCGGCGCTGGTGGGCTTTCTGTGCAAGAACAACGCAAGCGTGGCCGGGGCAGAGGTGGGCTGTCAGGGAGAAATCGGCGTGGCATCGTCCATGGCTGCGGCCATGGTTGCCTATGCGTCGGCGGCGCCGCTGGCCGTCACCGAAATGGCCGCAACCATCGCCCTGGAACACCACCTGGGCATGTCCTGCGATCCTGTGGGCGGCTTCGTGCTCATCCCATGCATTGAGCGCAACGCCTTCGGGGCGCTCAAGGCCTACAACGCCTGGCTGATGGCGAAAAACGAAATCGCCTCGCAGCATTGGGAGGACCTTGACCGGGTTATCATGGCCATGCTGCAAACCGGCAAGGCCCTGCCCGCGGCCTTCAAAGAGATGGGTACCGCCGGCCTTGGCATGACCATGGTCGATTGCTGA
- a CDS encoding ABC transporter ATP-binding protein: MPGPLLDIQDLRIGFLTGDVGSGAVVQAVQGVSLQVHAGETLALVGESGSGKTVTALSALRLLPPRETVYGGRILLDGTDVLNASPRTLRQLRGGAAGVIFQEPMTALNPLHTVEGQIGEVLALHKGLTNAAARRRVLELLELVGIDRPETRLKAYPHQLSGGQRQRVMIAMALAGEPKLLIADEPTTALDVTIQAQILELIADLQRRLGMAVLLITHDLGVVRSVAHRTAVMHLGELKEVQPTAALFAAPQHDYTKMLLAAEPAGAPAPVRPDAPVLLETQDLRVWFPVRRGVFRRTVGHVKAVDGISFAIREGESLGIVGESGSGKTTLGLAALRLERSEGGLRFAGQDLRTLQHRDAAAMRTLRQSMQIVFQDPFGSLSPRLTIQQIVDEGLVVQQVRDRAERERRVAEALTAVGLDPAIRERYPHEFSGGQRQRIAIARALVLRPRLVVLDEPTSSLDRSVQAQVVALLRDLQTRYGLAYCCISHDLKIVRALCHRILVMRQGVVVEEGDRDAIFNAPQHPYTQALLAAALR; the protein is encoded by the coding sequence ATGCCCGGTCCTCTCCTCGATATCCAGGATCTGCGCATCGGCTTCCTGACCGGCGATGTTGGCAGCGGTGCAGTGGTCCAGGCGGTGCAGGGCGTCTCCCTGCAGGTGCATGCCGGCGAGACGCTGGCCCTGGTGGGCGAGTCCGGCTCCGGCAAAACCGTCACGGCGCTGTCGGCGCTCAGGCTCCTGCCCCCGCGGGAGACGGTCTATGGCGGACGGATTCTGCTGGACGGGACGGACGTGCTGAACGCCTCGCCCCGCACCCTGCGGCAGTTGCGCGGCGGCGCGGCGGGGGTGATCTTCCAGGAGCCCATGACCGCCCTCAATCCCCTGCACACCGTGGAAGGGCAGATTGGCGAAGTGCTGGCCCTGCACAAGGGGCTGACCAACGCCGCCGCCCGGCGGCGGGTGCTGGAGCTGCTGGAACTGGTGGGCATCGACCGGCCCGAGACCCGGCTGAAGGCGTACCCGCACCAGCTTTCCGGCGGGCAGCGACAGCGGGTGATGATTGCCATGGCCCTGGCCGGGGAGCCGAAGCTGCTCATCGCCGACGAGCCCACCACCGCCCTGGACGTGACCATCCAGGCGCAGATCCTCGAACTCATCGCCGATCTGCAACGCCGCCTGGGCATGGCCGTGCTGCTCATCACCCACGACCTCGGCGTGGTGCGCAGTGTGGCGCATCGCACGGCGGTGATGCATCTGGGTGAGCTCAAGGAAGTGCAGCCCACGGCGGCGCTGTTTGCCGCACCGCAGCACGACTACACCAAAATGCTCCTGGCTGCGGAGCCCGCCGGCGCGCCCGCGCCCGTGCGGCCGGATGCGCCGGTGCTCCTGGAGACGCAGGATCTGCGGGTATGGTTCCCCGTCAGGCGCGGGGTGTTCCGCCGCACCGTGGGGCACGTGAAGGCCGTGGACGGCATCAGCTTCGCCATTCGGGAAGGGGAAAGCCTGGGCATTGTGGGCGAATCCGGCTCGGGCAAGACCACCCTGGGCCTGGCGGCCCTGCGGCTGGAACGCAGCGAGGGCGGCCTGCGTTTTGCCGGGCAGGATCTCCGTACCCTGCAGCACCGGGACGCCGCGGCCATGCGCACCCTGCGCCAGTCCATGCAGATCGTCTTTCAGGATCCCTTTGGCAGCCTCTCGCCGCGCCTGACCATTCAACAGATCGTGGACGAAGGTCTGGTGGTGCAGCAGGTGCGGGACCGGGCGGAGCGCGAACGCCGCGTGGCCGAGGCCCTGACCGCCGTGGGGCTGGACCCGGCCATCCGGGAGCGTTACCCGCATGAGTTTTCCGGTGGCCAGCGCCAGCGCATCGCCATTGCCCGGGCCCTGGTGCTCAGGCCGCGGCTGGTGGTGCTGGACGAGCCGACATCGTCGCTGGATCGTTCGGTGCAGGCCCAGGTGGTGGCGCTGTTGCGGGATCTGCAGACGCGCTACGGCCTGGCCTATTGCTGCATCAGCCACGATCTGAAGATCGTGCGCGCCCTGTGTCACCGCATTCTGGTCATGCGCCAGGGGGTGGTGGTGGAGGAGGGGGATCGGGACGCCATCTTCAACGCCCCGCAGCACCCGTACACCCAGGCCTTGCTGGCGGCGGCGCTGCGGTAG